Genomic segment of Apostichopus japonicus isolate 1M-3 chromosome 8, ASM3797524v1, whole genome shotgun sequence:
atatgtatagtgcAGTGCCACAATATAGTGtaatgtaaatctctatgaaaatgaactatgtaagagcatacaatcttaaagttttatctgtcaatataaagtcaggtataactggatatacatgatgtatatccagttatctgcatatctggattgactctatatccagttatatctggctttatatggccagataaaactttatctgcatatctggattgactctatattcAGTCATATCTGGCTtcatatggccagataaaactttatctgcatatctggattggctctatatccagttatatctggctttatatggccagataaaactttatctgcatatctggattggctctatatccagttatatctggctttatatggccagataaaactttatctgcatatctggattgactcttaatccagttatatctggctttatatggccagataaaactttatctgcatatctggattgactctttatccagttatatctggctttatatggccagataaaactttatctgcatatctgggaTGATtctttatccagttatatctggctttatatggccagataaaactttatctgcatatctggattgactctttatccagttatatctggctttatatggccagataaaactttatctgcatatctggattgactctacatccagttatatctggctttatatggccagataaaactttatctgcatatctggattgactctttttccagttatatctggctttatatggccagataaaactttatctgcatatctggattgactctatatccagttatatctggctttatatggccagataaaactttatctgcatatctggattgactctatatccagttatatctggctttatatggccagataaaacttgatctggccagattaaaccagatataaagccagatctgggatttcaGTAAGgggcgctatgagctacaagttccaatgcgcaaggtgggggaaaggggctagaaataatgtgtcggtcaattctaactcggttttctgtcgttaattgttgatgtagcctaccaggtaaaaggttgaaatgactttaacaatttcaaatttaataatttgatttattatgccatttggagcacataacataggctataacagaacattactggcaaatactagggggggttgattgtgtgggccaacccccctcttcaaaaagtgggggggttaaaacccccaacccccctgtttctctGCCACTGGGGTGAATAATTGCATTAATACCTTTGCATCCCCTTGCATTAATCCCATGCATTAATCCCTTCAATACTTACACGGTGGGGTACTTTGGTGGACAGGTCACCCTCATGTCAATAGTTACATGGATGTTGTTGCTCCCACTCATCCCTCGTTCAGGCATCAGATGCAATAAGATGGTCATACCCttctaaaaatgaaaaacaacaataaaccaATGGATTTGTGAAAGAAGATAATGAGGTAATGGTGAAAGCATCCCAAAGTTGTGAAAAGGATAATAGTTTAACATTAGCATTGTCatataagaaatataattgtaatgTAATAGGCTGCAACTGCGAGGAGTAGATGAAAAAagtattgtaaaaaaaaacagaaaaacataaGCAAACTGAAATTTATTTGCTTTGTATTCACTCTTATAGCATTATTCAAAGGAATAACATcctgaaaattgacattttatttaaacaaaaatactaTTATCTGTTTCCATTTCAGTTTGCCCttgaagatcctgctagtaTTGAAATGCCAGGCCTTCATAACTTTTAcagaattacctacaaatgtTTTTTACAtcagataagcagtttgctagcatttttttttctccaagatatcaTTGGTGAGAATTATTTGTAGTAGTATCTAATATTTATCTCTCTGTCTCTAATCTAGCAGAGAATGCTTAATTTGAATTGAGATGATACATTAATACACCTTGTTTGTTTCATTCACGACTGAGATATACACATTGTACTACATGTTCTTCGACCTACTTATATGTTCCACTGCAAGACTGACACTTACAAACTTTGTTTATCATTCACACTTCCAAAATGTTCTACTACCATATAGAGCCTATACAACATATCAATATGATGTATCCTAACATTGTAAATACACATGTAAGTAGAGTATACATGCAGGCTCACCAGCAATGCATACTACAATAGTACAAGTAGAGATTGAAAGCAAGATATAACAGCTAAAACAACTGTGCAACCAAACAGAAGTCACTTTGAGCTCCTGATCCATATCTTACTTTGTTCTTCTTGCTCTCATCTTTAAAGTCATCCATGTAGATAGCAGCGAGGCATACTTTCTCATTCTCTTGTCTCTCTTCATACGTCTCTTTGTCTCCCATATTCTGATATGTATTTTGCCTTGGGCCTCAAACAAAACTGTTACAAACTTCTGGAAAATAGTTACAAGAAATATCAAAGAGTCTTACTACTTTGCCTAAATTTCAGCAAAGGGTCATCAAAGGGGTGAACCCCTCCTTCAACCTCACATGTGCACATAGTTTAAGACTGCATGAGCTAAAATGAGGACCAATTTAACTGTACAGGTAGTCTTTGGACCAAATGTTAGGTCTACCAAGAAACATAGACTCGGAACCATACCGAAAATTATGAGAATTGAGCTGTAACACTGTGAGCCCAAGATACCTAATTTAGACTGCACTTGATTAAGGATGTAAATATGACATGGTCTTTGGAAGTGTCAGGACTGAGTGTTATCGAGTCTTTATTTGAATTGGGAGAATCGTTTGGGCCTTGCATTACTTAAGTTAATGAGGATGTGTTTTGGGGAAATTGTATGATTACGTTTACGTTAGGCTGGTTATGGTTgtgtcattttgttattttcagaaTATAATTCAGTTATATATTGCTTAATTTACATACAAATTTGTTTTGGCACTTATTTACGGTTTCAGTGATCTTCTCTTATCCGACAGCATTGCTGGCACATCCCTAGTTGCCCAGCCGTGtcacacataggcctaggcataaatattttctttcacggCTTGAGGCATCTAAATAGCTCACTGAATTTAATTTTCGGAGAATAAGCAAGAAATTCATCTTTATTCAACCGAGGATTGGCCAATGTCCTTGCGCAACTTGCTTAAAACTTAAATTATATGTTCgatttaacgttaggtctatgCCTGATTAACACAGTAACAGTTTCTGAATGATTGTCCTGAACCAGGGCTACTGTGTGACATTTCCATTCTTTATTTCGTTTTTGTAAGCTCCTAGCGTTAGACTAGAGGGTATTGTAACCATTAACATTGTAATCGAAGTTTCTTAGTCAAACCTTAAAAGGACGGCAGTTAGCTTGTCCATTTGATGTTTCGTTACTTCACTTAGCATTCGTTGTCCACAACATGcaatatataaacagtatactGCACAAGTAGGACATGGCATGTTGTGAACTTTAAATCCATTATGTGGGTAGTTGACTTGTTGTAACAGTAGGCTTAATGTATATACAAATTTTTACAAATATGACTATTTTCCACATCGAATCCagccaaaatatttttttaaaacagacaaatatttaaGAGGTTATGTATCAATGATGTACTGATTAACGAACCTCTATAATTACGTATCATACATAAGACGACCCCTCTGTGAAAAATACAATCTTCAAAATGGCAGCCTCCATGGAAGTGAAGACTTCGACAGACGGCTCAAGTGAAAGCGATTTTACAGTTCTTAAGAAGCTTCCTCCCCAGCTGCCAAGACGCCATAATGACATCTACATTAATTCAAAGTCAAAGTTTGTTGCCCAACTCAAGAAATGCGAGAAACTTTTAGAATCCGGCGAATCAGAGCTGTTCATACACGGGCTAGGGGTTGCCGTTCATATCGCCATAAATCTTGCATTGCAACTACAAAGGGAATGGTCATTAGAGCTGTCTGCTAAGACATCAACCGTAGTACTTACAGACGATTTACAGCCCTTGACGGATTCCCGCACCTTTCAAACGAAAGATAGGAAGAATTCAGCAATACACATCAGGTTGTACAGAACTGTTGATCGATGATGGACAACCGATGAATCAATTGTCACTTTGAACTTGGGCGACTGTagcctatagtataggctaaGCCTAACATACAACTAAATTATCAATACAGTTGCGAGACCATAGGTGCAGCCCCTCAAGTGGACTTGAAAAGTGATTAACCAGGGAAAGAGGGCCCAGCTTGGTTCAGACTGCAAACAGGCTTCGCTGACGTCAGTCTTTGTTACAGAGTTCATACTCGTTCACTTGCTGCCTAATAGAGGACTACTTTAGTACGGTACCCTAAACTAGTTGAGCAGAATCTTATCAGCTACTTCGGATGTCAATGACAAACCACACTCTCAAGTGTCAAAGAGATTGTAGGAACTATCATCATGACACTAAAATGTGCCTGCCCATAAGCTGGTTCATTATCATTGTACAACATTTGGAGATGGGAGACGCCATGAAGAGAATTTCTTGATCGCATTTAACACAACTTCCATGCACTGACAGTGTCATTCGGAAATGCTTACAAACCTGCCATGCctgcatcattattattaccaACGTGGAAAGAAGTCGGCTACTGCATTAACATCAGAGAAAGTTGGATCTCCTGCATGGAAACTAGGCTAGAAGAGGTTCGACACAAGACTGGATGGTGTCTAGCCCATGTTAGTCATCGTAACAGTGAACAGCCTAGTCTGTCTTCAATCTCTTTGTTTCTGTGGAATGAAGTTTCCAAATGTAGGAGTGGCCCTCTAAGTTCAAAACATTGATAACTTTAATAAAGCAAAACCTTTAAGTGATTAAATTTCATGTTGCTCTGCAatagtttgtttttctttgcacACATTCATGGTATAGCACGTCCTATAAGATCTACTTTTATGTatatgttgtacttggttcctgaATCACTTCTcttattcttcaaaatgtagTGAAATGAAATGTTGTGATGGAAAATTTAGAATTGTTGGTAGCTGTTTAATGTGAATACTGCAAAGGTACCCTGAAGATTGATGTCTGTGATTTAGTTAGTCAAGAAACATAGGGGTTAAACTCAGGACCAACATTTGTTATGTTTACATTGATGAAGAACAATTCGCATTCATTTGTATTATTCCATATTCACATGAACTTATGTTCAGAAACTAGTAAGAATAAATTAACTGCAAAGCAAGTTTAGCTTTGAATTGGCTTCGAACAAACCATTAGCATTCTAGCCTATACTTTAATTTTACAGGTGAATTTCTTCCATACCAGAATAGTCGTAAAAAGCTTATCTGTACTCAAAATTAGGTTGCTTAAAGTAATGTAAAGGAAGTGTGACAAATTAAAAAGACAAGAAAGACATGAAATAAAAGAAGACACGCTACATAAAGTGctcttaatttattatttagtacaaaaaagaagaagtttttACATAAGAGCATATGTGAATGTGGTAATGTACAGTTAACTCCTTTgatttaaaatgaataaatactaCACTGagattatttacatttttctcCTTCAGATAAAACCATATGTATCAATATTTGCTAAGTTATTAATATTTACTGAAAATATGTTCCTGTAGATCACTTAATACGTTGGCCTTTGCATGTGAACCTCGATGGTATAACTACCTAAGAggtataaacattttttttttttttaaatgatccAGTATTGTTGTGATCTGATGCACAAATATTTACCGCAGGTATCACCAACAATAGCCATATCTACAGTAGTTTgtgaaattattaataaatgtaGCTGGCCGAAAAAATTCATCAATATGTTCTTACTACTTAAAAAAGCAACTGATGTACCTGAAGGTCAAGTGTTATTTAAACAAGGTTACAATTATCCATCACGGTAGCAAGACAGAACCTATTAAATAAACTCATTCTCTAGCAAAACCATCTTTTCATCTTACTTTaacaagtattatttttttccttttcaaacaCTGTCGCCATATTTATAGAGATATTTAGAGACAGTCATTGCGACATTTTTTGAGAACAAAGTTACATAACCCTCTTTGTTTTCAGACTATTAAAATGTTCCAGTGTCACAACAACATTTTTAAACCCTTATGTAGGAGAAAGTATAAAACCATTCAGAGTTTAAAATAGTGTAGTTCATTAAACCAATAAATAGCTGTAACATGTCAACACATGAAGCTGAAAGTGTCAATCTTTAACTGACTTTCATTTTGACAGAACAATTGAGTGATTTCCCCTTTGCAGACGACCTCCTTGAAATGATGAAAACTGCATTTAATATTCCATTCATGGGTTATAAACTTGGGGTGTCATTTTGACAAAGCTGCAGCCATGTCATATTCAAACAACACTGTACCATGGCTGCTATATTAACTGGATGCCCCCTCAACCTTAGAGACCTATCTTAACATGAACAAAAACCATTTGGGAGATACATTTACAGGTTTTAATCAGACTAAAAATACTTACAATCTTCAAGATGACTGTTTACCATTGCTACATAGTCAAGCATTATATAAaaatggggggaaaaaaagagacaaATTTTCTACTATCAAAGAGAAAATCTTGTAGTACTCatgatcaaattttcaaaataaaagtgTCCATTGTAAACATTATAGccaaattaaaaatgaattagTAGATCATACAATGTCTTAGGTAATGATACGTATATTCCTTAAATTCACTGAAGATCGACTTCCACTGAAATGCTCAATGCTGATAATATTATCACACTttctaaaagaaagaaataaaagagcGTGAATTAAAAGAATTTGAAAAAATCTGATCAAATCAACCAAACTATTTCGGCTGCTCTAAATTGAGTGGACAGATTATACGATACACACACAATTACAATGTcgaaaaaaaactattaaccTGCTAATTAGCATACAGATTATGAGTTAAGTATAAATGTACTACACTGTGCATTCATTGATACTGGTTTAATCTACATTATACTGATGGATGGACAGGCAGCAAGGCACTAAGTATAAAGCTAgattaaaggaaaaaaattgtacattGGCTTCTTTCCAGCGATCGACAACCTcagataaaaaagaagaagaaatggatTTGCAAACTGCCAGCAGTTTGCTTTATCAATCCCCTGAAAGATTGCCCAAACTTGACAGAGACAACACAATCAGTTGTTAAAAGATTAAAATTTCATCTTTAGTGAACGTGACCCTCACAGGGTTAATATGGAGCCCAACAGTAGCTTGTTTTATTACCTATGGATTACTACTGGCTGATATCAAGGTTTTTCTCTTTCTGATGGGATATCCAGAGGATTACTAGGCAGGGTCTGAAAATTTGGTTaacattttaacattaattgaccatCCAAACTCCATCGGAAAAAAGATGCATGGGGTGGGCTTAATTTGAACTAAGCTGTTACTTTCGATCTAGTTACTCCCAATTTAACATTGATTCTGCAGAGCATATTTTTTCAACATCTCAATTCGTTACAAAGATCTAAACTGTAGATCTTTATCCTGATTTGAGCTACAACATCTGACAAACATAACGAACAGGGCAAGTACAGGGTTCACTATGATGTCcaattcaaattctgaaatttTGACATGATAAACTGAAAATCTTTCAGGACCATTTGGAACAAAACTTTCCATTTCATGCCTTCCTTGCAACAAGTTTATCAAACATGTTGAGTCTTTTACAAAGTATGATATCCAACTAATCCCCTTTGAACTGCATTGCATTGAGACGATATACACAATATTTGAGGCAAATTCTGTTTTTAAAGGGGACACAAACTCAACCATCATCGTTGGCCTGTATGACAGATATCTTTGTACAGAACAAACACCCCAAAAACAGCTCAGAAAAAATCTTCTTCAATTTGAAAGATATCTCAGATCAAACATTGCATCTGGCAGCTGTAATTTCATCATAGTGCCACTAGCATCTGAAAccttttttacttttcatttttcttttcactttttaaggtagaaaatcaaatatttgacactgaaaaccaatgccatcatttgTTCATGTTGAgggttttcaatattttagactCAGTATTTGCAAACCCCATCTCCATCacagaaaaatataaacattgtattatatataatgcAAAACATGACaaattgaagcacatgtggtttGATGACGACAAAtttggacttgatcaagtcttttgCCATGTGTgtgcaaaaaaattaaatctgtgatatctcatAACTGGAAAAAGATATTTCTTAGCCATTTTGGGTTGTTCAGGACAGTTATCGTATAGATCAATAATGATGGCAGGGTTTGTGACACTGTGAAGCACTTATTAACGAAATATAGTTTACTCCTTGTTGTGACGAGGGCCAAGCAAGATGTAAACATGTTTTGGTAGCTTGATTTCAAATTCACTATGCTGCATGGAAGTTTATCGTTGAGGATTTTTAAGCTTCTGGAATATATAAAATGAGTAATGCCTGGAGTCACTTCTTAAAGATTGTGAGAAATTGCAGGCCGAGACTCCACACCGATTCAAAAAGGAGAGATCTTGATCACGATTGGCCGGTTGAAATTGAAGACGAAAATTTCCACTCCAGAACAAATAAAAATTCTGATGTACTGTTGTTTTTTGGTCAAGTCTCTACTACCTTCCACAGTATCATCTAAGCAAGAACCCTAGATAGCTGCCTTCTCTATGAGGCCACAAACGTTCAGAAAACgcaaaaaaaacaattaatccCTGTGTCATCCTTATTGCTCATTTATCGTATCCAGAGAAGTACCATTCCTTGAATTCCTGGATGTTTTCGGCCGAGCCTATCACGGCCTCTCTTCCCTGAGCCTGAAAAAGCTTGTGCAGTTTCTGTTGCATAGAATCCTTAAACTGTCTCTCCTGCAAAGAACCAAAGACAAAATCTATCGCACATCTGACAAAATCTATCACAAATATCATCTCAAAAGATCCAATTCAGATTCTTTGCAAGAGGTGAAATTGTAAGGATAAAGTAACAGCATGATCGTGAGCCTAACACACGATAAGACTACTTTTGTAAAAGAATGCCTGGAAGACAAATTTGTTACCCCAAAACACTAAGGATCAACAAATGCATATACGGCAATGCAAAGTGCATCCAGCTTATGCTCACATTGAATGGTATTTTCAGCTGAAGACAAGTTAGGGGAATTATTTTCTTCTCTTGTTTTTTGAGACTCATTGATGATTATTTCAGATATTTGGACATTTTTTAATTCTGCgatgatgatgaaaaaaaaaaccctccaTGCTCTGCTATGCTATGCGATGAAACCATGACCTCCTATATGCTACATTACATCTGTTCGTGTCACTACACCTCCAGACCCATAATATTTTTAATCTCCATGTTTTATAGTAGAAAATGACAGCAATGGAAGCCATTTCTCATGACTTAAGGAATGGTTTGATTTGATCCATTATGATAATGAGATTAGGTCAGATTAGTGTCATCAGCTTGGTATTATTTTTACCTGTTGGAGTTCTTCCTGCAACTTCTGTAATTCTTGTTCTAATTCATGTTTAGATTTTCCGGACGGGTTGTCTGCTGTCCTGCTGAAGAAAGAATCGATtaaaaaacatcaaattatgACGGTTGCTGAATAATCTCCACGTTAATACTTTGAAAAGATCTAAAAAGATGCTCggtcaatcaatcaattcatttatttattcagccaatgtATAAAAATATTACACATTAAAATCATAACGTTCCTCCTGCTCCGTAATAAATAAgagtaagaaatttataaaaaaatatgtgaggatatacaaaaatatgtaagaatatgaaaatgtaagaaaaatgtAAAGATATGCAAATAAAGTGTAAGGAatttaaaatgtgaaaaaaaatattgacacaAAAATATGTAGGAAAAGGCTGGAAATGGTTATATTTGTCCACTTCAACAGCTACTCTTGCAGCTTTGAGAATGAAGTGAATTTTTTGCCATGCTAGAGATTTCACATGATATGTTTCAAACCTCCAGTAATTGCTAGGTGGTACATCTGATGCTCTCTTTAATCACAAGTGAATCAGGAAAAGTAGATTATTATCTTAGACTTGAATATTTTGATCTTGGAAGATAAAGGTTCTTAGCTCTTCAAGATCTTCAGTTGTGACAATTCAGAACACTTGTTGTGTTTCAGAGGTTAACATCTCTCACCACACAAACTTGCTCAAAAGCTACATAGTTAAGTGTTTGACACAGTTAAGTGTTTGACACAGTTACGTGTTTGACACAGTTAAGTGTTTTACGCAGTTAAGTGTTTGACACTGTAAGGTGTTTTACACAGTTAAGTGTTTTACATAGTTAAGTGTTTGACACAGTTAAGTGTTTGACACAGTTAAGTGTTTTATGCAGTTAAGTGTTTGACACAGTTAAGTGTTTGACACAGTTAAGTGTTTGACACAGTTAAGTGTTTTACGCAGTTAAGTGTTTGACACAGTTAAGTGTTTTACGCAGTTAAGTGTTTTACACTGTAAGGTGTTTTACACAGTTAAGTGTTTTACACAGTTAAGTGTTTGACATAGTTAAGTGTTTGACACAGTTAAGTGTTTGACACAGTTTAGTGTTTTACGCAGTTAAGTGTTTGACACAGTTAAGTGTTTGACACAGTTAAGTGTTTTACACTGTAAGGTGTTTTACACAGTTAAGTGTTTTACACAGTTAAGTGTTTTACACAGTTAAGTGTTTTACACAGTTAAGTGTTTTACGCAGTTAAGTGTTTTACGCAGTTAAGTGTTTTACACTGTAAGGTGTTTTACACAGTTAAGTGTTTGGCACAGTTAAGTGTTTTACACAGTTAAGTGTTTTACACTGTAAGTTATTTTACACAGTTAAGTGTTTTACATAGTTAAGTGTTTGACGcagtttatttttttacacTGTTAAGTGTTTGACACAGTTAAGTGTTTTACACAGTTAGTGTTTTACACTGTTAGGTGTCTTTATTCATAACTGTCACATAAAAGGCTGCAGACCTCAAAAATTTTCAGTCAAATTTAAGCTCCTGGTCAGTTACTTCATTTATCAAAGGTTAATCGGAAATGGGAGAATTGAACTTAAAGCTCATCATTTTTATTGAACATAGAGGAAACAATTTGATCTCAAGGCCAAGGTGATTAGGTTAACTGGCTTCTAGTTAACCAAAGACAACTTCCTCAGGAGATCGACTTTGAAAGGTAAAAATTTCTTTTGCACAATCCAACACAGTTGGTTCTTCTTTGCATAATTGTGACATCACCCAATTTGACAACCTCACGAAACTTGTACTATAAATCAGTAACTGCTCCAACTGTTGCTTTCCTTATCAAGGTTTTGATCAGGAATAAAATTTAACTTGGACCATGAGGgaaaattcattttattttttgataCAAGGTAATATCTCAAAGGCTGTTACTTTAGATGAGTCAACCTCTGTCATGTTCAGTCACGGTGAGTCGAGTTAATCAGAATCTATTCGCTTTCAGATCTCTCATCACATAAATAGTTTCCAGCATGATATCTATACTGTTAGTGCTTTCTGAGTGTGACCTCGAGTAATGTAAGTTGAGTTAATCAGAATCTGTTTGCTTTTCAGATCACTCAGCACATAAATAGTTTTCAGCATTATATCTATACTGTTAGTGCTTTCTGAGTGTGACCTCAAGTAATGTGTACTAGTTATCAGGGGTGTGAGTGTCTTAACTTCTTTATCATTGACATCCTGTATGACTACCTACCCTTTGTCTGGTTCCCGTTGACTCATGCTCCTGGCCCGCCCCTGCTGCGGAGGTCTACTGATGGATCCGCTGCTCTTGCTCATCCGTTTATCCGGCGTCTGAGAGAGCCCAGATATGGTGGGTGTGTTGTCGTCCAGCTCGTTTAGGGTGTCAGCGGAGACCGATCTGTAGGCCTGGTGATCTGTTAATCAATCGTACAGATGTATTAAATCTACAGCTTGTAACTCTTGATCCTTCCTCAATCCATGCAAGTAAACCTTTTGATATGCTATCAGGAAATATATTCTGACTTCATAGGaaatgttaccatggtgatgtaAACAGGTAACATTATCTGGTGATCTGAGATTAACTCATGTACAGGTAAAGGATACTATTAACTGTAACAATGGTTAATTCATGGGGATACATTTTTACAGCAATAAGAATTACCTTAAGCAGATCAAGTTACATCTATGGTTTAGGTTTAATAATTTATGTAATAAATAGGAAGTAAATCCACATACTGGCTTTGATGCAAATTTAAACtactgatgaccccaaatgacctttcaccttgtCAGCAACAGTAAACAAGAATCTCATCAAGAGGCATCTACATACTAAATGACATtcatcaaataattaaaataataagtaaatatttaaaaactatgtcaataaaattatatataattttattgacatttttgctTCTGTTCAATagtttttatttacttatttattttatttggtcCTTACAGCAATACAATTTCTTAAAGGTTGATTTAATCTTTGCCTATGCTTGCATCGAGCTGTTGTCAGAAATCGTTTTGTGCATGACACATCAACGTTTAGCTCATTGTCACTAATATTTATAAGCTACCTGCCTATGATCAATTTCTGCTTTATTGAGGAAATGGGAAAGAACATTTTTGTtgctttttccttctttcttgttttcattcTTCAAAAAATGACCCTATTATCAAACACCTTCCTTCCTCTTTCAATTTGTGGAGGGTCAATGAATCTTTGTGCACACTTGTTATAGGTTGCTGTGACAACTCATTAGAAAATATTGCATCAACACTAATTTTTTACGTGTTCATTTCAAGCTATCCTCAACTCTAAATCTAATGTTTGGGGGTATGTTGAGGAAGGTTCCAATGAATTTATTACTTCCTACAGCATGTCATAATCTTAAGCCAACAACAGAAACCCTTGCCACAAGTTAACAGTTCTTAGGCTACAGTAATACGGAGTGTGTATGTAGAGGAGACATGTACCACAGGAGTGATGTAAATATAAGAATTGTCAGAAGAATTTAGAGCATGACAAGCTTAAATAGCTGCATAGATATCCTTTGTACCTCATGATCACAACTACAGGTCATTTGTAGACACCTTGCCAAAAATTCAGTACATTCTAAATACTTTTAAAACAGAGCAACTGACCTATGAATCTGGCATAATCTACTTGGGGCAGATTTCATCAATTTTCGACAGTAATTAAAAGCTGAGCAAATCCATTGctgaagaataataatttgttttattgtgcaaatttcaaaatagaaacgGATAGTTTCATTTCCTAATATTTCTGTTCCGACCCAGATTAACTTAAATGACAGGTTCAATGGGTCTTTTCAAATTCTCTCAAAGTATTTATTTCCATAAAAGTGAAGGTGGTAATTAATTTAC
This window contains:
- the LOC139970526 gene encoding ribonuclease P protein subunit p20-like, producing the protein MAASMEVKTSTDGSSESDFTVLKKLPPQLPRRHNDIYINSKSKFVAQLKKCEKLLESGESELFIHGLGVAVHIAINLALQLQREWSLELSAKTSTVVLTDDLQPLTDSRTFQTKDRKNSAIHIRLYRTVDR